A window of Parasynechococcus marenigrum WH 8102 contains these coding sequences:
- a CDS encoding tandem-95 repeat protein translates to MDSGKFTSFTAAKASELIVADGACPQIRKLLTATEALVLWLDGQELPLETVSRALAERRTLGQPVDTLHWVSHGSPGELHLGDNRINSAYLLANAQNLANWELSNLALWSCRAGADHNFIALLEELTGTTIWSTANTLGCHEDGSSHWTLATRNASSAAASPALPVEPARRQAWQAQLNGAPVASGSPSLAAISEESTDPAGETVANLFSSSFSDVDSDTLAGIAITANAATASQGAWQYSTDDGSNWTAIATTGLADATALYLTTDAKLRFLPAADFSGTPGALTTRLIDNSAGIPAASSPSINPFGLADAANYIAPDFVDIDGDGDLDAFIGNNHGNTVFFQNNGTSDAPDFSGGSTTNPFGLADVGFYASPDFVDIDGDGDLDAFIGNSVGNTVFFLNTGTSAAPDFSGGSTTNPFGLADVGDRSTPVFADIDADGDLDAFIGQINGTTVFFLNTGTSAAPDFSGGSTTSAFGISDVGTRAAPDFVDIDGDGDLDAFIGGTDGTTAFFNNTGTSAAPDFTDDSTANPFGISNVGLAAAPVFADIDGDGLLDAFIGDRWGNTVFFHNTGTSSAPAFAAGFAGRSARANASTNASTIDVSTNGNTTDISAATLSLSTAVTAVNDSPTITGAGSTLAFTEGNGATVIDSSLTITDADDTNIESATVSISSGFQSAEDVLAFSNTSSISGSWNASTGVLTLTGSDSLANYKAALESVTYNNTSDNPNTSNRIISWVVNDGDTNSSAVTSTISVAAVNDAPVISGASATLAFSEEDGATPIDSSLTITDADDSNIESATITISSGFQSTEDVLAFLDTSAITGSWDASTGVLTLTGSGTLANYKAALESVTYNNTSDTPNTSNRIISWVVNDGDTNSSAVTSTISVAAVNDAPVIAGASATLAFSEGNGATIIDSSLTITDADDSNIESATVSISSGFQSAEDVLAFSDTSAIMGSWNASTGVLTLTGSDSLANYKAAFESVTYNNTSDNPNTADRTISWVVNDGDTNSSAVTSTITVTAVNNAPVISGASATLAFSEEDGATPIDSSLTITDADDTNIESATVSISSGFQSAEDVLAFLDTSSISGSWNASTGVLTLTGSGTLANYKAALESVTYNNTSDTPNTSNRIISWVVNDGDTNSSAVTSTISVAAVNDAPVIAGASATLAFSEGNGATIIDSSLTITDADDSNIESATVSISSGFQSAEDVLAFSDTSAITGSWNASTGVLTLTGSDSLANYKAAFESVTYNNTSDNPNTADRTISWVVNDGDTNSSAVTSTITVTAVNNAPVISGASATLAFSEEDGATPIDSSLTITDADDTNIESATVSISSGFQSAEDVLAFLDTSSISGSWNASTGVLTLTGSDSLANYKAALESVTYNNTSDNPNTADRTISWLVNDGDTDSSAVTSTITVTAVNDAPVTSGSPSLAAISEDSTDPVGDTVANLFSSSFSDVDGDSLVGIAITANAATASQGAWQYSTDDGSNWTAIATTGLADATALYLTTDAKLRFLPAADFSGTPGALTTRLIDNSAGIPAASSPSINPFGISDVGSNAAPVFADIDADGDLDAFIGNYDGNTVFFQNNGTSAVPDFSRGSTTNPFGISAVSGSGRYEARPDFVDIDGDGDLDAFIGNRGYRTFGDTLFFLNTGTSAAPDFSGGSTTNPFGLEKFGYYVAPEFVDIDGDGDLDAFIGNNDGNTVFFQNTGTSTAPDFSAGSTTNPFGISDVGDRSNPDFADIDGDGDLDALIGDIRGLTVFFQNTGTSAAPDFSGGSTTNPFGISDVGSRSAPDFADIDADGDLDAFIGNNDGNTVYFNNTGTSAAPAFTAGFAGSGPDRADASTVDVSTNGNTTDISAATLSLSTAVTVQVTDDDNNNETQVISLTVNAADDIVADSFSLNEDATLTYNVLSNDSFDGSHAISAISQGSNGSVEIVDADAGTLKYTPNEHFNGSDSFTYTVTSGGVTETATVSVTINQQNDAGSFGGDTSTSGAEGVTITGTLSFTDAADGDSTPNFTVSSAATSGTASINATTGAWTYTPNADFNGSDSFTVEVTDGDGNKETQTISLTIDEAVEDESGLIIIASTSSATDDETSDSGDDSQTFTNTSSTQTGIATLVENTASNDNLVTVTLPPGVSITSEGSADAQSSEEAQESLTESIQQLNSETETTDDLIGNVNNFINQLPDSTQVDVRTIVPTTTSTNLEQPIVFTGSSGSSTGDDQT, encoded by the coding sequence GTGGACTCAGGCAAGTTTACCTCTTTCACCGCAGCCAAAGCGAGTGAATTGATTGTTGCGGACGGCGCGTGTCCTCAAATCCGCAAACTGCTCACGGCAACAGAAGCACTGGTGCTCTGGCTCGATGGCCAGGAGCTGCCCCTAGAAACCGTGAGCCGTGCTCTGGCCGAGCGCCGAACGCTGGGCCAGCCGGTGGACACCCTGCATTGGGTGAGCCATGGCAGCCCAGGCGAACTCCACCTGGGCGACAACCGAATCAACAGCGCCTATCTACTGGCCAACGCCCAAAACCTCGCCAACTGGGAGCTCAGCAACCTGGCCCTGTGGAGTTGCCGCGCTGGCGCTGATCACAACTTCATCGCCCTTTTAGAAGAGCTCACCGGAACCACGATTTGGAGCACAGCCAACACCCTCGGTTGCCACGAGGATGGCAGCTCCCATTGGACTCTTGCGACTAGAAACGCGAGCAGCGCAGCAGCATCGCCGGCTCTACCCGTCGAACCGGCACGACGCCAGGCCTGGCAGGCTCAGCTCAATGGAGCACCCGTTGCCAGCGGCAGCCCATCCCTCGCCGCCATCTCAGAAGAGAGCACTGATCCAGCCGGTGAAACCGTTGCCAATCTGTTTTCCTCCTCGTTCTCCGATGTCGATAGCGACACCCTCGCTGGCATCGCCATCACCGCCAATGCCGCCACCGCATCACAAGGCGCCTGGCAATACTCCACTGATGACGGCAGCAACTGGACCGCCATTGCCACCACAGGACTGGCCGATGCCACCGCGCTTTATCTCACCACAGACGCCAAGCTCCGCTTTCTTCCCGCTGCCGACTTCAGCGGCACGCCCGGAGCACTCACCACTCGGCTGATTGATAACTCAGCCGGCATCCCTGCGGCCTCATCCCCATCGATCAATCCCTTCGGGCTTGCAGATGCTGCCAACTACATCGCTCCGGACTTTGTAGACATCGATGGCGACGGTGATCTCGATGCCTTCATTGGCAACAACCACGGCAACACTGTTTTCTTCCAAAACAACGGCACCTCGGACGCTCCCGACTTCTCTGGCGGTTCCACCACCAATCCCTTCGGACTTGCAGATGTTGGCTTCTACGCCTCTCCGGACTTTGTAGATATCGATGGCGACGGTGATCTCGATGCCTTCATTGGCAACTCAGTCGGCAACACCGTTTTCTTCCTAAACACCGGCACCTCGGCCGCTCCCGACTTCTCTGGCGGTTCCACCACCAATCCCTTCGGGCTTGCAGATGTTGGCGACCGCTCCACTCCGGTCTTCGCGGACATCGATGCTGACGGTGATCTCGATGCCTTCATTGGCCAAATCAACGGCACAACCGTTTTCTTCCTAAACACCGGTACCTCGGCCGCTCCCGACTTCTCTGGCGGTTCCACCACCAGTGCCTTCGGGATCAGCGATGTTGGCACCCGCGCCGCGCCGGACTTTGTTGATATCGATGGCGACGGTGATCTCGATGCTTTTATTGGCGGCACCGACGGCACCACTGCTTTCTTCAACAACACCGGCACCTCGGCCGCGCCGGACTTCACTGACGATTCCACTGCCAATCCCTTTGGGATCAGCAATGTTGGCCTAGCGGCCGCACCGGTCTTCGCGGACATCGATGGCGACGGACTTCTCGATGCTTTCATTGGCGACCGCTGGGGCAACACTGTTTTCTTCCACAACACCGGCACCTCTTCCGCGCCGGCTTTCGCGGCTGGCTTCGCGGGAAGATCCGCTCGTGCCAACGCCTCCACCAACGCCTCCACCATTGATGTCTCAACCAACGGCAACACCACAGATATCTCCGCGGCAACCCTCAGCCTTTCCACGGCCGTCACCGCTGTTAATGACTCACCCACAATCACCGGTGCCGGCAGCACCCTTGCTTTCACAGAAGGCAATGGCGCCACTGTTATTGATTCCTCCCTCACCATCACCGATGCCGATGACACCAACATCGAATCGGCCACCGTCTCCATCTCCTCTGGTTTCCAATCCGCAGAAGATGTCCTCGCCTTCTCCAATACCTCCTCAATTTCAGGCTCCTGGAATGCATCCACAGGCGTCCTCACCCTTACCGGTTCCGACAGCCTCGCGAACTACAAAGCGGCTCTCGAATCCGTCACTTACAACAACACGTCCGATAACCCCAATACCTCCAATCGCATCATCTCCTGGGTCGTCAATGACGGTGACACCAATTCTTCTGCGGTGACCTCCACCATCAGCGTCGCTGCTGTTAACGACGCTCCCGTCATCTCTGGAGCTTCAGCCACTCTCGCCTTCTCAGAAGAGGATGGCGCTACCCCAATCGACTCTTCCCTCACCATCACCGATGCCGATGACTCCAACATCGAATCGGCCACCATCACCATCTCCTCTGGTTTCCAATCCACAGAAGATGTCCTCGCTTTCTTAGATACCTCCGCAATCACAGGTTCCTGGGATGCATCCACAGGCGTCCTCACCCTCACCGGTTCCGGCACCCTTGCCAATTACAAGGCGGCTCTGGAATCCGTCACCTACAACAACACGTCCGATACACCCAATACCTCCAATCGCATCATCTCCTGGGTCGTCAATGACGGCGACACCAATTCTTCTGCGGTGACCTCCACCATCAGCGTCGCTGCTGTTAACGACGCTCCCGTCATCGCCGGTGCCTCAGCCACTCTCGCCTTCTCAGAAGGCAATGGCGCCACAATCATCGACTCCTCCCTCACCATCACCGATGCCGACGACTCCAACATCGAATCGGCCACCGTCTCCATCTCCTCTGGTTTCCAATCCGCAGAAGATGTCCTCGCCTTCTCCGATACCTCCGCAATCATGGGCTCCTGGAATGCATCCACAGGCGTCCTCACCCTCACCGGTTCCGACAGCCTCGCGAACTACAAGGCGGCTTTCGAATCTGTCACCTACAACAACACATCAGATAATCCCAACACCGCCGATCGCACCATTTCCTGGGTTGTCAATGATGGCGATACCAACTCTTCTGCGGTGACCTCCACCATCACCGTCACGGCCGTTAATAACGCTCCCGTCATCTCTGGAGCTTCAGCCACTCTCGCCTTCTCAGAAGAGGATGGCGCTACCCCAATCGACTCTTCCCTCACCATCACCGATGCCGATGACACCAACATCGAATCGGCCACCGTCTCCATCTCCTCAGGTTTCCAATCCGCAGAAGATGTCCTCGCCTTCTTAGATACCTCCTCAATTTCAGGCTCCTGGAATGCATCCACAGGCGTCCTCACCCTCACCGGTTCCGGCACCCTTGCCAATTACAAGGCGGCTCTGGAATCCGTCACCTACAACAACACGTCCGATACACCCAATACCTCCAATCGCATCATCTCCTGGGTCGTCAATGACGGCGACACCAATTCTTCTGCGGTGACCTCCACCATCAGCGTCGCTGCTGTTAACGACGCTCCCGTCATCGCCGGTGCCTCAGCCACTCTCGCCTTCTCAGAAGGCAATGGCGCCACAATCATCGACTCCTCCCTCACCATCACCGATGCCGACGACTCCAACATCGAATCGGCCACCGTCTCCATCTCCTCTGGTTTCCAATCCGCAGAAGATGTCCTCGCCTTCTCCGATACCTCCGCAATCACGGGCTCCTGGAATGCATCCACAGGCGTCCTCACCCTCACCGGTTCCGACAGCCTCGCGAACTACAAGGCGGCTTTCGAATCTGTCACCTACAACAACACATCAGATAATCCCAACACCGCCGATCGCACCATTTCCTGGGTTGTCAATGATGGCGATACCAACTCTTCTGCGGTGACCTCCACCATCACCGTCACGGCCGTTAATAACGCTCCCGTCATCTCTGGAGCTTCAGCCACTCTCGCCTTCTCAGAAGAGGATGGCGCTACCCCAATCGACTCTTCCCTCACCATCACCGATGCCGATGACACCAACATCGAATCGGCCACCGTCTCCATCTCCTCTGGTTTCCAATCCGCAGAAGATGTCCTCGCCTTCTTAGATACCTCCTCAATTTCAGGCTCCTGGAATGCATCCACAGGCGTCCTGACCCTTACCGGTTCCGACAGCCTCGCTAACTACAAAGCGGCTCTCGAATCCGTCACTTACAACAACACTTCAGATAACCCCAACACCGCCGATCGCACCATCTCCTGGCTTGTGAATGACGGCGATACCGATTCTTCTGCGGTGACCTCCACCATCACCGTCACCGCTGTTAATGATGCTCCAGTCACCAGCGGCAGTCCATCCCTCGCCGCCATCTCAGAAGACAGCACCGATCCCGTCGGCGACACCGTTGCCAATCTGTTTTCCTCCTCGTTCTCCGATGTCGACGGCGACAGCCTCGTTGGCATCGCCATCACCGCCAATGCCGCCACCGCATCACAAGGCGCCTGGCAATACTCCACTGATGACGGCAGCAACTGGACCGCCATTGCCACCACAGGACTGGCCGATGCCACCGCGCTTTATCTCACCACAGACGCCAAGCTCCGCTTTCTTCCCGCTGCCGACTTCAGCGGCACGCCCGGAGCACTCACCACTCGGCTGATTGATAACTCAGCCGGCATCCCTGCGGCCTCATCCCCATCGATCAATCCCTTCGGGATCAGCGATGTTGGCAGCAACGCCGCTCCGGTCTTCGCGGACATCGATGCTGACGGTGATCTCGATGCCTTCATTGGCAACTACGACGGCAACACTGTTTTCTTCCAAAACAACGGCACCTCGGCCGTTCCTGACTTCTCTCGCGGTTCCACCACCAATCCCTTCGGGATCAGCGCAGTAAGCGGGAGTGGTCGCTATGAAGCCCGTCCGGACTTTGTAGATATCGATGGCGACGGTGATCTCGATGCCTTCATTGGCAACAGAGGGTATCGGACGTTCGGCGACACTCTTTTCTTCTTAAACACCGGCACATCTGCCGCTCCCGACTTCTCTGGCGGTTCCACCACCAATCCCTTCGGGCTTGAAAAGTTTGGCTACTACGTCGCTCCGGAATTTGTAGACATCGATGGCGACGGTGATCTTGATGCCTTCATTGGCAACAACGACGGCAACACCGTTTTCTTCCAAAACACCGGCACATCAACTGCTCCCGACTTCTCCGCTGGTTCCACCACCAATCCCTTCGGGATCAGCGATGTTGGCGACCGCTCCAATCCGGACTTCGCGGACATCGATGGCGACGGTGATCTCGATGCCTTGATCGGTGACATTCGTGGCCTAACTGTTTTCTTTCAAAACACCGGCACCTCGGCTGCACCTGACTTCTCTGGTGGTTCCACCACCAATCCCTTCGGGATCAGCGATGTTGGCTCCCGCTCCGCTCCGGACTTCGCGGACATCGATGCCGACGGTGATCTCGATGCCTTCATTGGCAACAACGACGGCAACACTGTTTATTTCAACAACACCGGCACCTCGGCCGCGCCGGCTTTCACGGCTGGCTTCGCGGGCAGTGGTCCCGATCGTGCTGACGCCTCCACCGTTGATGTCTCAACCAACGGAAACACCACAGATATCTCCGCGGCAACCCTCAGCCTCTCCACTGCCGTCACCGTTCAAGTCACTGACGACGACAACAACAATGAAACGCAAGTTATCTCCCTAACCGTCAACGCCGCTGATGACATCGTTGCTGATTCCTTCTCGCTCAATGAGGACGCCACTCTCACCTACAACGTCCTCAGCAATGATTCCTTTGATGGCTCTCACGCCATTTCAGCGATCTCCCAAGGCTCCAATGGCTCCGTTGAAATCGTTGATGCCGATGCAGGCACCCTGAAATACACACCCAACGAACACTTCAACGGCTCTGATTCCTTTACTTACACGGTCACATCCGGTGGCGTGACAGAAACAGCCACCGTCAGTGTCACCATCAACCAACAAAATGACGCCGGCTCCTTTGGTGGTGATACCAGCACATCCGGTGCAGAAGGCGTCACCATCACCGGCACCCTCAGCTTCACGGATGCCGCAGACGGAGACTCCACACCCAACTTCACCGTTTCCTCTGCAGCAACTAGCGGCACCGCTTCCATCAACGCCACCACTGGCGCTTGGACCTACACACCAAACGCAGACTTCAACGGTTCTGATTCCTTCACCGTTGAAGTTACTGATGGCGATGGCAACAAGGAAACCCAAACCATCAGCCTCACCATCGATGAGGCCGTCGAGGATGAATCCGGTCTCATCATCATCGCGTCAACGTCTTCAGCAACCGATGACGAAACCTCAGATTCGGGTGATGACTCCCAGACCTTCACCAACACCTCCTCCACACAAACCGGCATCGCCACACTCGTTGAAAACACCGCCAGCAACGACAACCTCGTCACTGTCACACTCCCGCCTGGTGTGTCGATCACGTCAGAAGGATCAGCCGATGCTCAATCCTCTGAAGAAGCCCAGGAAAGCCTTACAGAATCAATCCAACAACTCAATAGCGAAACTGAAACCACAGATGACCTGATCGGGAACGTCAATAATTTCATTAACCAACTTCCGGATTCCACCCAAGTCGATGTTCGAACCATCGTCCCCACCACCACATCCACCAATCTGGAGCAACCCATCGTCTTCACAGGTAGCTCGGGCAGCTCAACGGGCGACGATCAGACTTAG
- a CDS encoding O-linked N-acetylglucosamine transferase family protein: MSLRLISASRLNDAAFPAQSLLGQSLQHPAHADLPRTIHTNNSTGLPELYNQALQICSEEILLFCHDDLALPPEPLEPLLRPQLERFAIAGLCGNSRDQGHLSWHWRPNGNGWDFPYLRGAITTLTASSKRKDVFGISNAPVQLIDGVLIAVQRQQLLDHGVGFDPRFHFHLHDLDLCRNARRQGLSIGVIRLDCIHASGGDYDSAAWREEAERFCEKWQQPFYEPNSNTNSAPPTTGDQSQTPVAFQQGRIAYRSSRYAEAEIAFAQAVTQAPDHLWSWLQWANSQRRQGQIDAAITTLEQLTEQLPGAADGWRNLALLHQQKGHLAKAREALENLLALQPNNLGSIGLLADGLVQCQALDDAESLLRSATHGLGQQPKAVGLWHRLAHLLVQRGDKRKAFNALHNGLLLDPSDSACALAQATLLLEAGQPEAALKAVNALLKHQPEQIAALQRKAEILQFMGELEASLALCRQGLQQEPQRLELLLLEIYACQALCQWETLDVQLNRIIQQLHERGAASIDSGTPVHQPLPPFGLVTLPLPLALHHQELDRWVLANGHCPPEDHHPRLPAVHGERRPLRIGYLSADFRTHAMGLLLEGLFEAHDPNQACTYAYSTSPIQDKLTERYRSSANHFCDLHHLNDTNAIDQIRADELDVLIDLTGLTTFSRPAIACARPAPTVLNYLGFPSSQGSYYVDGIIADAALIPAEQEVNYPEQVWRLPHTFASRWRQPMAGISRSSFGLPDEAVVFCCFNRGDKITAGIFSSWMTILEAVPGSLLWLAVKPKALQSLQAQAQKRGIDPHRLVAAPYQKPVQRFIAAMACADLFLDTAGFNAGAIGVLALNAGLPLITIAGNRFCARMGASLCNAVHQPQLITTTPEAYQQKAIELATTPGAIAQLRTQLHSDPQELPLFQQRLWVSSLVAALNG, translated from the coding sequence ATGAGCCTGCGCCTGATCAGCGCCAGCCGCCTGAATGACGCGGCCTTCCCAGCCCAGAGCCTGCTGGGGCAATCGCTGCAACACCCTGCCCACGCCGATCTGCCCCGCACGATCCACACCAACAACAGCACAGGGTTGCCCGAGCTTTACAACCAGGCCCTCCAAATCTGCAGCGAGGAGATCCTGCTGTTCTGCCACGACGATCTGGCCCTGCCGCCTGAACCCTTGGAGCCGCTGCTGCGTCCGCAGCTGGAGCGGTTTGCGATTGCCGGCCTTTGCGGCAACAGCCGCGATCAAGGACACCTGAGTTGGCATTGGCGTCCCAATGGAAATGGCTGGGACTTCCCCTACCTGCGGGGAGCCATCACCACACTCACGGCCTCGAGCAAACGCAAAGACGTGTTTGGGATCAGCAACGCGCCGGTGCAGCTGATTGATGGCGTGCTGATCGCCGTGCAACGCCAACAGCTGCTGGATCACGGGGTTGGTTTCGATCCCCGGTTTCACTTTCATTTGCACGACCTCGATCTCTGCCGCAACGCCCGCCGCCAGGGGCTCTCCATCGGTGTGATCCGGCTGGATTGCATCCACGCCAGTGGCGGCGACTACGACAGTGCGGCTTGGCGCGAAGAAGCGGAACGCTTCTGCGAGAAGTGGCAACAGCCCTTCTATGAACCCAACAGCAACACCAACAGCGCTCCTCCAACCACAGGCGACCAAAGCCAAACGCCAGTTGCCTTTCAGCAGGGCCGCATCGCCTACCGCTCCAGCCGCTACGCCGAGGCAGAAATCGCTTTTGCCCAAGCCGTGACCCAGGCACCCGATCACCTGTGGAGCTGGCTGCAGTGGGCCAACAGTCAGCGCCGCCAGGGACAGATCGACGCCGCAATCACCACCCTGGAGCAGCTCACCGAACAGTTGCCGGGCGCCGCTGATGGTTGGCGCAATTTGGCATTGCTGCACCAACAGAAGGGACATCTCGCCAAGGCCAGAGAAGCCCTGGAAAACCTGTTGGCGCTTCAGCCCAACAACCTGGGGAGCATCGGTCTTCTCGCCGATGGTCTTGTCCAGTGTCAGGCCCTTGACGATGCCGAATCGCTGCTGCGGTCGGCCACCCATGGCCTCGGCCAACAACCCAAGGCTGTGGGCCTGTGGCACCGCCTCGCTCACCTGCTGGTCCAACGCGGAGACAAACGAAAAGCGTTCAACGCACTGCACAACGGATTGCTGCTTGATCCATCCGATTCCGCCTGCGCACTCGCCCAAGCCACCCTGTTGCTGGAAGCCGGCCAGCCGGAAGCTGCTCTCAAAGCAGTGAATGCCTTGCTGAAGCACCAGCCCGAGCAGATCGCGGCGTTGCAACGCAAAGCCGAGATCCTGCAATTCATGGGTGAGTTGGAAGCATCCCTCGCCTTGTGCCGACAGGGCTTGCAGCAGGAGCCACAGCGCTTGGAGCTGCTACTGCTGGAGATCTACGCCTGTCAGGCACTCTGCCAATGGGAGACGCTTGACGTTCAACTCAACCGCATCATCCAGCAGCTGCATGAACGGGGTGCTGCAAGCATTGATTCAGGCACCCCCGTTCACCAGCCGCTTCCACCGTTTGGCTTGGTGACACTGCCACTCCCCCTGGCGCTGCACCATCAGGAACTGGACCGCTGGGTGCTGGCCAATGGCCATTGCCCGCCTGAGGATCACCATCCGCGACTGCCGGCAGTCCATGGGGAGCGACGACCATTAAGGATCGGATATTTGTCGGCCGATTTCCGTACCCATGCGATGGGGCTGCTGCTGGAGGGGCTGTTCGAGGCCCACGATCCCAACCAAGCGTGCACCTACGCCTACAGCACCAGCCCAATTCAAGACAAGCTGACTGAGCGATACCGCAGCTCGGCAAATCACTTTTGTGATCTGCACCACCTGAACGACACCAACGCCATTGATCAGATCCGAGCCGATGAGCTCGATGTGCTGATCGATCTCACCGGACTCACCACCTTCTCCAGACCAGCCATCGCCTGCGCCCGCCCGGCGCCCACGGTTCTGAATTACCTCGGCTTTCCCAGCAGCCAGGGCTCTTACTACGTGGATGGAATCATTGCCGATGCAGCGTTGATTCCTGCTGAGCAGGAAGTCAATTACCCCGAACAGGTATGGCGGCTACCCCACACCTTCGCTAGTCGCTGGCGCCAGCCCATGGCTGGCATCAGCCGCAGCAGCTTCGGGCTACCCGATGAGGCAGTTGTGTTCTGTTGCTTCAACAGGGGGGACAAGATCACTGCCGGCATCTTCTCCAGCTGGATGACGATCCTGGAGGCGGTTCCTGGCAGCTTGCTCTGGCTGGCGGTGAAACCCAAGGCGCTGCAGAGCCTTCAGGCCCAGGCGCAGAAACGCGGCATCGATCCTCATCGCCTCGTGGCAGCTCCCTACCAGAAGCCGGTGCAGCGTTTCATCGCTGCCATGGCCTGCGCCGATCTGTTTCTCGACACTGCCGGCTTCAATGCCGGTGCGATCGGCGTGCTGGCGCTCAATGCCGGCCTTCCCTTGATCACCATCGCCGGGAATCGCTTCTGCGCCCGCATGGGCGCCAGCCTTTGCAATGCCGTTCATCAACCGCAGTTGATCACCACAACACCAGAGGCTTATCAACAAAAAGCGATTGAGCTGGCCACCACTCCAGGCGCCATCGCTCAACTCAGAACCCAGCTGCACAGCGACCCCCAGGAGCTGCCGCTGTTTCAACAACGACTCTGGGTCAGCAGCCTGGTTGCTGCGTTGAATGGATGA
- a CDS encoding calcium-binding protein codes for MIIGSVEITGGSGSNVVYADDSAQIIVLGGGNDTIGSAGGDDLLIGGRGQDLITGGADNDTLKGGPQTDLLFGGQGRDHLNAGRGDDTLKGGRGQDTLRGSSGDDLLKGQLYHDSLHGGSGDDTLFGGKGQDTLTGAKGSDTFKLSKGNDTIRDFSITEGDLINAPNNLNLQLIQRGNHLLLKDSEHNIKTTLLNINHDDLITYQPDLI; via the coding sequence GTGATTATTGGATCAGTCGAAATCACTGGTGGCAGCGGCAGCAATGTCGTTTACGCCGATGACTCTGCGCAGATCATTGTTCTCGGAGGAGGCAACGACACCATCGGTTCAGCCGGTGGAGATGACCTGCTCATCGGTGGACGCGGGCAAGATCTGATCACCGGTGGGGCCGACAACGACACCCTCAAAGGCGGACCTCAAACCGACTTGCTTTTCGGCGGACAAGGACGCGATCACCTCAATGCAGGCAGGGGCGACGACACTCTTAAAGGCGGCAGAGGTCAAGACACCCTTAGGGGTTCCTCAGGTGATGACCTCCTCAAAGGTCAGCTGTATCACGACAGCCTCCATGGCGGCTCTGGCGACGACACCCTCTTTGGCGGCAAAGGCCAAGACACCCTCACCGGCGCTAAAGGCTCTGACACCTTCAAGCTCTCCAAAGGCAACGACACCATCCGTGATTTCTCCATCACTGAAGGCGATCTCATCAATGCTCCCAACAACCTCAATCTTCAACTCATCCAACGCGGCAATCACCTCCTCCTCAAAGACTCAGAACACAACATCAAAACAACACTCCTCAACATCAATCACGACGATCTCATCACCTATCAGCCCGATCTCATCTGA